A part of Streptomyces sp. NBC_00557 genomic DNA contains:
- a CDS encoding peptidoglycan-binding domain-containing protein, with protein sequence MPTPPDPERPHGGPVLEPVRVLRPRRLDGLAELMREMESAPVRPAPADEAETRELPPVRPPRSAPGLRRAAVAVAVAAAALLGFAGALLLPGRQDSAAASPPPSAATTAPPAAAPAPTPSLAPTAADPDGPGTLRQGDTGPEVTELQERLLRIPDVYRDGSTSGTYDAGLTAAVARFQLWYGITGDETGVYGDDTRRALESRTVLPDDS encoded by the coding sequence GTGCCGACACCGCCCGATCCCGAACGGCCGCACGGCGGCCCGGTCCTGGAGCCCGTCCGGGTGCTGCGGCCCCGCCGTCTCGACGGGCTCGCCGAGCTGATGCGCGAGATGGAGAGCGCCCCGGTGCGGCCGGCGCCCGCCGACGAGGCGGAGACCCGGGAACTGCCGCCCGTACGGCCGCCCCGCAGCGCTCCCGGCCTACGCCGTGCGGCCGTCGCCGTCGCCGTGGCCGCCGCCGCGCTCCTCGGCTTCGCAGGCGCCCTGCTCCTTCCCGGCCGCCAGGACTCCGCCGCGGCCTCGCCCCCGCCGAGCGCGGCGACGACCGCCCCGCCCGCCGCCGCACCGGCGCCCACGCCCTCCCTTGCGCCCACCGCCGCCGACCCCGACGGCCCCGGCACCCTCCGCCAGGGCGACACCGGCCCCGAGGTCACCGAACTGCAGGAACGCCTGCTGCGCATCCCGGACGTCTACCGCGACGGCTCCACCAGCGGCACCTACGACGCCGGTCTCACCGCGGCCGTGGCCAGATTCCAGCTCTGGTACGGCATCACGGGTGACGAGACCGGCGTCTACGGCGACGACACGCGCCGCGCGCTGGAGTCCCGCACCGTCCTGCCCGACGATTCATGA
- a CDS encoding flavin reductase family protein → MERFFQRLDPDMCVVTAVAGGERGGCLVGFASQCSIRPPRFAVWLSKANHTYRVARAAQHLAVHLITRDQTDLAELFGGRTGDEVDKFAGLDCAEGHGGAVIVRDAAAWFVGAVLHRTDGGDHVGFVLEPVQWGEGRAAGPLLRLSDAIGIEAGHPVE, encoded by the coding sequence ATGGAGCGGTTCTTCCAGCGGCTCGACCCGGACATGTGCGTGGTCACGGCCGTGGCCGGTGGTGAGCGGGGCGGGTGTCTGGTGGGGTTCGCCTCGCAGTGCTCCATCCGGCCGCCCCGGTTCGCCGTCTGGCTGTCCAAGGCCAACCACACCTACCGCGTCGCCCGGGCCGCCCAGCATCTCGCCGTCCACCTGATCACCCGCGACCAAACGGACCTCGCGGAGCTCTTCGGCGGCCGGACCGGCGACGAGGTCGACAAGTTCGCCGGCCTGGACTGCGCGGAGGGCCACGGCGGCGCGGTGATCGTGCGGGACGCGGCGGCCTGGTTCGTCGGCGCCGTCCTGCACCGCACCGACGGCGGCGACCACGTCGGCTTCGTCCTGGAACCGGTGCAGTGGGGCGAGGGGCGCGCCGCCGGGCCGCTGCTGCGGCTGTCCGACGCGATCGGCATCGAGGCCGGCCACCCCGTCGAGTGA
- a CDS encoding polysaccharide lyase 8 family protein, whose amino-acid sequence MTTPWSRRGFMTACSGSAAALGLGARAFAAPDEFATLRARWRTLILGEGFDPAAEPFRSRLADLGATASRYRTTMTPAAGSLWPDLVYAGPDPDTDQESYGYSGNMNTSYTRLSTMAQACCRPGTGLTGDPALRDAIVTGLDHLHDDVYNAGRVRYGNWYSWQIGAPQALLDACVLMYDALSAPQIADYLAAVDHFVPDSAVADYSGTSTGANRVDLCRVLAVRGIVGADAAKVALARDALSPVFPYVTSGDGLYADGSFIQHTAVPYTGSYGAVLLGGLGLLFALLAGSAWEVTDPGRQTVFDAVEHAWAPFLHNGLVMDCVAGRAISRGVAAADPQRVQQDDHLRGHPLLASIVLLGQGASAAENARWRALVKGWMERDGYSPPLADPVLSLPHLARLKQVADDASVTPVPEPAGHRMFPSMARAVHRGRGWAAALSMADKRITYYETGNGENLRGWHTGAGMLCWWGGASTDGQYSDAFWPTVDPCRLPGTTVSRKVLPDGAGGDWGAAKPDVDWVGGATDGRRAAVGQHLKGLQSTLVAKKSWFFLDDTVVCLGAGITCGDGTAVETTVDNRNLGPTGGASFTVDGTVQPATHPWSATLTGARWAHIGGHGGYVFPGGATVRALRDARDGSWSTINKGGSTAVLNRTYLTLYVDHGTDPVNASYAYQLLPGATAARTRARAADPDWLTVPANTAGAQGVSVRSLGFTGVNFWSGGTVGTLTASDPCCVMISESEDGTAVIAVSDPMRMRRRLTLTWRRAVAAVASAPATLASAATGSALRLGFGDLTGTAGATQRVTVRLG is encoded by the coding sequence ATGACGACTCCTTGGTCACGCCGTGGCTTTATGACCGCCTGTTCGGGATCCGCTGCCGCCCTCGGTCTCGGCGCCCGGGCGTTCGCGGCGCCGGACGAGTTCGCGACGCTCCGGGCGAGGTGGCGGACCCTGATCCTCGGCGAGGGATTCGATCCCGCCGCCGAGCCGTTCAGGAGCAGGCTGGCCGACCTGGGCGCGACGGCGAGCCGGTACCGGACGACGATGACCCCCGCCGCCGGCTCCCTGTGGCCCGACCTCGTCTACGCCGGCCCGGATCCGGACACCGACCAGGAGTCGTACGGCTACTCGGGCAACATGAACACCAGTTACACCCGGCTGAGCACGATGGCGCAGGCCTGCTGCCGGCCCGGCACCGGCCTGACCGGCGACCCGGCTCTGCGGGACGCCATCGTCACGGGCCTGGACCACCTGCACGACGACGTCTACAACGCGGGCCGGGTCCGCTACGGCAACTGGTACAGCTGGCAGATCGGCGCGCCGCAGGCGCTGCTGGACGCGTGCGTGCTGATGTACGACGCCCTCTCGGCCCCGCAGATCGCCGACTACCTCGCCGCCGTGGACCACTTCGTGCCGGACTCGGCGGTGGCGGACTACAGCGGGACCAGTACGGGCGCCAACCGGGTGGACCTGTGCCGGGTGCTGGCGGTGCGCGGGATCGTCGGGGCGGACGCGGCCAAGGTGGCGCTGGCCCGCGACGCCCTCTCCCCCGTGTTCCCGTACGTCACCTCCGGCGACGGCCTGTACGCCGACGGTTCGTTCATCCAGCACACCGCGGTGCCGTACACCGGCTCCTACGGCGCGGTCCTGCTCGGCGGGCTGGGCCTGCTGTTCGCGCTGCTGGCGGGGTCCGCCTGGGAGGTGACGGACCCGGGCCGGCAGACCGTGTTCGACGCGGTGGAGCACGCCTGGGCGCCGTTCCTCCACAACGGCCTGGTGATGGACTGCGTCGCGGGCCGGGCGATCAGCCGCGGGGTCGCGGCGGCGGACCCGCAGCGGGTCCAGCAGGACGACCATCTGCGCGGCCATCCGCTCCTGGCGTCGATCGTGCTGCTCGGCCAGGGCGCGAGCGCGGCCGAGAACGCCCGCTGGCGTGCCCTGGTGAAGGGCTGGATGGAGCGCGACGGCTACAGCCCGCCGCTCGCCGATCCGGTGCTGAGCCTGCCGCACCTGGCCCGGCTGAAGCAGGTCGCCGACGACGCGTCGGTGACGCCGGTCCCCGAGCCGGCCGGGCACCGGATGTTCCCCTCCATGGCACGGGCCGTCCACCGCGGACGTGGCTGGGCGGCCGCTCTGAGCATGGCGGACAAGCGGATCACGTACTACGAGACGGGCAACGGCGAGAACCTGCGCGGCTGGCACACCGGCGCCGGGATGCTCTGCTGGTGGGGCGGCGCCTCCACGGACGGCCAGTACAGCGACGCCTTCTGGCCCACCGTCGACCCCTGCCGGCTGCCCGGCACGACCGTCTCGCGCAAGGTGCTGCCGGACGGGGCCGGCGGCGACTGGGGCGCTGCGAAGCCGGACGTGGACTGGGTGGGCGGCGCGACGGACGGCCGGCGCGCGGCCGTGGGGCAGCATCTGAAGGGCCTGCAGTCGACGCTGGTGGCGAAGAAGTCGTGGTTCTTCCTGGACGACACCGTGGTCTGTCTCGGCGCGGGCATCACCTGCGGCGACGGTACGGCGGTGGAGACGACCGTGGACAACCGCAACCTCGGCCCCACCGGAGGTGCTTCCTTCACCGTCGACGGCACGGTGCAGCCCGCCACGCACCCCTGGTCGGCGACGCTCACCGGGGCGCGGTGGGCGCACATCGGCGGGCACGGCGGCTATGTGTTCCCGGGCGGGGCGACGGTGCGGGCGCTGCGCGACGCGCGCGACGGCAGCTGGAGCACGATCAACAAGGGCGGCTCGACCGCCGTACTGAACCGCACGTACCTGACGCTGTACGTCGATCACGGCACCGACCCGGTGAACGCGTCGTACGCCTACCAGCTGCTGCCCGGCGCCACCGCCGCCCGTACGCGGGCGCGGGCGGCGGACCCGGACTGGCTCACCGTGCCGGCCAACACCGCCGGCGCGCAGGGCGTGTCGGTGCGCTCACTCGGCTTCACCGGGGTGAACTTCTGGTCCGGCGGAACGGTCGGCACGCTCACCGCGAGCGATCCGTGCTGCGTGATGATCAGTGAGAGCGAGGACGGCACCGCGGTGATCGCGGTGAGCGATCCGATGCGGATGCGCAGGCGTCTCACCCTGACCTGGCGGCGGGCGGTCGCCGCGGTGGCGTCCGCTCCCGCCACGCTCGCCTCGGCGGCCACCGGCTCCGCGCTCCGGCTCGGCTTCGGCGATCTCACGGGCACGGCCGGGGCCACCCAGCGGGTCACCGTCAGGCTGGGCTGA